The sequence GAAAACCATTTTAATTACCGGCGGAAACGGATTTATCGGGCGGGCCCTGACGGATAAACTCCTCCAGGAAGGGTTTAATGTGCGCGTGGTTACGCGCCGTGCCCCCAAGCATCAACCCGCTAACCCGGCCGTTACGCTCGTGCAAGCCGATTACAACGATGTCGTTTCTTTAGAAAAAGCCTTGGACGGATGTTGCGGTGTTTTCCATTTAGCGGCGGCTATCTTTGGCTTTAACCGCCAAGATTTCGAGAAAGCGAATATCACCGCTACTAAAAATGTGGTTGCGGCGGTAAATAACACTCCTTCGGTGGAAACTTTTGTTCATGTATCCAGTTTGGCCGCCAGTGGGTTTGCAACGGAAAAAACTGCGCCCCGTACCGAAGAGATGACCCCTGCCCCCGTGTCCGATTACGGCATTACCAAGTTGGGGGGAGAACAAGAGGTTAAAAAACTTCGCCCGGGTGTGAAATGGACGATTATTCGTCCTCCCATTGTGTACGGAAAAAATGATTCCGGCGTATCCAAAATTGCCTTGTGGGTAAAACGAGGGATTATGGTTAACACCTCCGGAAACGGTTTTTTCAGTTTTGT comes from Elusimicrobium sp. and encodes:
- a CDS encoding NAD(P)-dependent oxidoreductase, coding for MKKTILITGGNGFIGRALTDKLLQEGFNVRVVTRRAPKHQPANPAVTLVQADYNDVVSLEKALDGCCGVFHLAAAIFGFNRQDFEKANITATKNVVAAVNNTPSVETFVHVSSLAASGFATEKTAPRTEEMTPAPVSDYGITKLGGEQEVKKLRPGVKWTIIRPPIVYGKNDSGVSKIALWVKRGIMVNTSGNGFFSFVHVADLVSALWQAFSRTDTDKETYFVCEEEIYSWDYFITEMAAAMGCSKPFMPNAPVWAMRLAAWVYEVAARVTGAQPALNYDKVTEAVIPGHWICSGKKWASLTGQKFTPLKEGLKKSF